In a single window of the Massilia oculi genome:
- the metW gene encoding methionine biosynthesis protein MetW, with product MNFDDLNTLRPDLAFIAHWVGEGAHVLDVGCGDGAMLRYLESGKRCSGYGIEIADDKVLESTARGVNVIQHDMEKGLGLFGDNTFDTVLCLNSLQMMQHVEALLRDIVRVGSEAIVSFPNFAHWPHRLALLKGRMPMSRSLPYKWYDTPNVRYATIYDFQELAVSCGLEVLECVALADGEVIKFLPNLRGSLAVFRLRKKAAPAL from the coding sequence ATGAACTTCGACGACCTGAATACCTTGCGGCCCGACCTGGCCTTCATCGCCCACTGGGTGGGCGAGGGCGCGCACGTGCTGGACGTCGGCTGCGGCGACGGCGCCATGCTGCGCTACCTGGAGTCGGGCAAGCGCTGCAGCGGCTACGGCATCGAGATCGCCGACGACAAGGTGCTGGAAAGCACCGCGCGCGGCGTCAACGTGATCCAGCACGACATGGAGAAAGGATTGGGGCTGTTCGGCGACAATACCTTCGACACCGTGCTGTGCCTGAATTCGCTGCAGATGATGCAGCACGTCGAGGCGCTGCTGCGCGACATCGTACGGGTGGGCAGCGAGGCGATCGTCTCCTTCCCCAACTTCGCGCACTGGCCGCACCGCCTGGCGCTGCTCAAGGGCCGCATGCCGATGTCGCGTTCGCTGCCCTATAAATGGTATGACACGCCCAATGTGCGGTATGCCACGATCTACGATTTCCAGGAACTGGCGGTGTCGTGCGGCCTCGAAGTGCTGGAATGCGTGGCGCTGGCCGATGGCGAGGTGATCAAGTTCTTGCCGAACCTGCGCGGCAGCCTGGCGGTGTTCCGTCTACGCAAGAAAGCGGCGCCAGCACTGTAA